One genomic window of Oncorhynchus kisutch isolate 150728-3 linkage group LG24, Okis_V2, whole genome shotgun sequence includes the following:
- the LOC109869107 gene encoding microphthalmia-associated transcription factor-like isoform X3, with the protein MQAESGIVPDFEVGEEFQEEPKTYYELKSQPLKKNSNPSDQPCSSSKPPLGSSTTTSRILLRQQLMREQLQEQERREQQRRQASSTSQYPKITAAHNRTHGQTPAINVSAPPSLPPASQLPMEVLKVQTHLENPTKYHIQQAQQQQVKRYLGKIGSLPCPNQPADHGGMPPGLGNSAPNSPMALLTLNINCEKEMDDVIDDIISLESSYNDDILGLMDPRLQMANTITVNTNLLDLYGNQGMPPPGLAINSCPAILPNIKREYSVSQSPAVMHMDKSESFGKFDNYQRPEGYPVEVRAMAKERQKKDNHNLIERRRRFNINDRIKELGTMIPKSSDPDMRWNKGTILKASVDYIRKLQREQQGAKELENRQKKLEHINRHLMMRIQELEMQARAHGLTTDSSALCSAELSARGIKQEPALGDFHQDLYPVDPQHQHRPACTPNQVQSTTLELNDEASPYTEGHGGISGELRMDDTLSPVGGGDPLLSSVSPGASKDSSCSGSISMEENDHGC; encoded by the exons TAATCCTTCAGACCAGCCATGCTCATCTTCCAAGCCCCCATTGGGCTCCTCGACCACAACATCACGGATCCTGCTGCGGCAGCAGTTGATGCGAGAGCAGCTCCAGGAGCAGGAGCGGCGGGAGCAGCAGAGACGCcaggcctcctccacctcacAGTACCCCAAGATCACCGCCGCCCACAATCGCACGCACGGCCAGACACCGGCCATCAATGTCAGCGCTCCTCCCAGCCTGCCCCCCGCATCCCAGCTGCCCATGGAGGTGCTGAAG gtgCAAACTCACCTGGAGAACCCCACCAAGTACCACATCCAGCAGGCCCAGCAGCAGCAGGTGAAGCGCTACCTGGGCAAGATTGGctccctgccctgccctaacCAGCCTGCTGACCACGGGGGCATGCCTCCGGGGCTGGGCAACAGTGCCCCCAACAGCCCCATGGCCTTACTCACCCTCAACATCAACTGCGAGAAAGAG ATGGATGATGTCATTGATGACATAATTAGTCTGGAATCTAGTTATAACGATGATATCCTTGGATTAATGGACCCGCGGCTTCAGATGGCCAATACG ATCACTGTCAACACTAACCTCTTGGATCTGTATGGTAACCAGGGCATGCCCCCTCCAGGACTGGCCATCAACTCCTGCCCCGCCATCTTGCCCAACATCAAAAGGGAAtactcag TTTCCCAATCTCCGGCCGTTATGCACATGGACAAGTCAGAATCATTTGGCAAGTTTGACAACTATCAGAGGCCTGAAGGGTATCCTGTAG AGGTCAGGGCAATGGCAAAGGAAAGACAGAAGAAGGATAACCATAATTTGA TTGAGAGAAGACGGAGGTTTAACATCAATGACCGGATCAAAGAACTGGGAACCATGATTCCAAAATCAAGTGATCC GGATATGCGTTGGAACAAAGGCACCATTCTCAAGGCGTCGGTGGATTACATCAGGAAGCTACAGCGGGAGCAACAGGGGGCCAAAGAGCTGGAGAACAGGCAGAAGAAGCTGGAGCACATCAATAGACACCTGATGATGCGGATACAG GAGTTGGAGATGCAGGCTCGTGCCCATGGTCTGACCACAGACTCGTCTGCCCTCTGCTCAGCGGAGCTCTCAGCCCGAGGCATCAAGCAGGAGCCAGCCCTGGGTGATTTCCACCAGGATCTGTACCCTGTCGACCCTCAGCACCAACACCGCCCAGCCTGCACTCCAAACCAGGTTCAGTCCACCACCTTGGAGCTCAATGATGAAGCCTCTCCCTACACCGAGGGCCACGGGGGAATCTCAGGCGAGCTCCGGATGGACGACACCTTGTCCCCGGTGGGAGGGGGAGAccccctgctctcctctgtctctcccggAGCCTCTAAGGACAGCAGCTGCTCAGGCAGCATAAGCATGGAAGAGAACGACCATGGCTGTTAG
- the LOC109869107 gene encoding microphthalmia-associated transcription factor-like isoform X1: protein MQAESGIVPDFEVGEEFQEEPKTYYELKSQPLKKNSNPSDQPCSSSKPPLGSSTTTSRILLRQQLMREQLQEQERREQQRRQASSTSQYPKITAAHNRTHGQTPAINVSAPPSLPPASQLPMEVLKVQTHLENPTKYHIQQAQQQQVKRYLGKIGSLPCPNQPADHGGMPPGLGNSAPNSPMALLTLNINCEKEMDDVIDDIISLESSYNDDILGLMDPRLQMANTITVNTNLLDLYGNQGMPPPGLAINSCPAILPNIKREYSVSQSPAVMHMDKSESFGKFDNYQRPEGYPVEAEVRAMAKERQKKDNHNLIERRRRFNINDRIKELGTMIPKSSDPDMRWNKGTILKASVDYIRKLQREQQGAKELENRQKKLEHINRHLMMRIQELEMQARAHGLTTDSSALCSAELSARGIKQEPALGDFHQDLYPVDPQHQHRPACTPNQVQSTTLELNDEASPYTEGHGGISGELRMDDTLSPVGGGDPLLSSVSPGASKDSSCSGSISMEENDHGC from the exons TAATCCTTCAGACCAGCCATGCTCATCTTCCAAGCCCCCATTGGGCTCCTCGACCACAACATCACGGATCCTGCTGCGGCAGCAGTTGATGCGAGAGCAGCTCCAGGAGCAGGAGCGGCGGGAGCAGCAGAGACGCcaggcctcctccacctcacAGTACCCCAAGATCACCGCCGCCCACAATCGCACGCACGGCCAGACACCGGCCATCAATGTCAGCGCTCCTCCCAGCCTGCCCCCCGCATCCCAGCTGCCCATGGAGGTGCTGAAG gtgCAAACTCACCTGGAGAACCCCACCAAGTACCACATCCAGCAGGCCCAGCAGCAGCAGGTGAAGCGCTACCTGGGCAAGATTGGctccctgccctgccctaacCAGCCTGCTGACCACGGGGGCATGCCTCCGGGGCTGGGCAACAGTGCCCCCAACAGCCCCATGGCCTTACTCACCCTCAACATCAACTGCGAGAAAGAG ATGGATGATGTCATTGATGACATAATTAGTCTGGAATCTAGTTATAACGATGATATCCTTGGATTAATGGACCCGCGGCTTCAGATGGCCAATACG ATCACTGTCAACACTAACCTCTTGGATCTGTATGGTAACCAGGGCATGCCCCCTCCAGGACTGGCCATCAACTCCTGCCCCGCCATCTTGCCCAACATCAAAAGGGAAtactcag TTTCCCAATCTCCGGCCGTTATGCACATGGACAAGTCAGAATCATTTGGCAAGTTTGACAACTATCAGAGGCCTGAAGGGTATCCTGTAG AAGCAGAGGTCAGGGCAATGGCAAAGGAAAGACAGAAGAAGGATAACCATAATTTGA TTGAGAGAAGACGGAGGTTTAACATCAATGACCGGATCAAAGAACTGGGAACCATGATTCCAAAATCAAGTGATCC GGATATGCGTTGGAACAAAGGCACCATTCTCAAGGCGTCGGTGGATTACATCAGGAAGCTACAGCGGGAGCAACAGGGGGCCAAAGAGCTGGAGAACAGGCAGAAGAAGCTGGAGCACATCAATAGACACCTGATGATGCGGATACAG GAGTTGGAGATGCAGGCTCGTGCCCATGGTCTGACCACAGACTCGTCTGCCCTCTGCTCAGCGGAGCTCTCAGCCCGAGGCATCAAGCAGGAGCCAGCCCTGGGTGATTTCCACCAGGATCTGTACCCTGTCGACCCTCAGCACCAACACCGCCCAGCCTGCACTCCAAACCAGGTTCAGTCCACCACCTTGGAGCTCAATGATGAAGCCTCTCCCTACACCGAGGGCCACGGGGGAATCTCAGGCGAGCTCCGGATGGACGACACCTTGTCCCCGGTGGGAGGGGGAGAccccctgctctcctctgtctctcccggAGCCTCTAAGGACAGCAGCTGCTCAGGCAGCATAAGCATGGAAGAGAACGACCATGGCTGTTAG
- the LOC109869107 gene encoding microphthalmia-associated transcription factor-like isoform X4: MQAESGIVPDFEVGEEFQEEPKTYYELKSQPLKKNSNPSDQPCSSSKPPLGSSTTTSRILLRQQLMREQLQEQERREQQRRQASSTSQYPKITAAHNRTHGQTPAINVSAPPSLPPASQLPMEVLKVQTHLENPTKYHIQQAQQQQVKRYLGKIGSLPCPNQPADHGGMPPGLGNSAPNSPMALLTLNINCEKEMDDVIDDIISLESSYNDDILGLMDPRLQMANTGMPPPGLAINSCPAILPNIKREYSVSQSPAVMHMDKSESFGKFDNYQRPEGYPVEAEVRAMAKERQKKDNHNLIERRRRFNINDRIKELGTMIPKSSDPDMRWNKGTILKASVDYIRKLQREQQGAKELENRQKKLEHINRHLMMRIQELEMQARAHGLTTDSSALCSAELSARGIKQEPALGDFHQDLYPVDPQHQHRPACTPNQVQSTTLELNDEASPYTEGHGGISGELRMDDTLSPVGGGDPLLSSVSPGASKDSSCSGSISMEENDHGC, translated from the exons TAATCCTTCAGACCAGCCATGCTCATCTTCCAAGCCCCCATTGGGCTCCTCGACCACAACATCACGGATCCTGCTGCGGCAGCAGTTGATGCGAGAGCAGCTCCAGGAGCAGGAGCGGCGGGAGCAGCAGAGACGCcaggcctcctccacctcacAGTACCCCAAGATCACCGCCGCCCACAATCGCACGCACGGCCAGACACCGGCCATCAATGTCAGCGCTCCTCCCAGCCTGCCCCCCGCATCCCAGCTGCCCATGGAGGTGCTGAAG gtgCAAACTCACCTGGAGAACCCCACCAAGTACCACATCCAGCAGGCCCAGCAGCAGCAGGTGAAGCGCTACCTGGGCAAGATTGGctccctgccctgccctaacCAGCCTGCTGACCACGGGGGCATGCCTCCGGGGCTGGGCAACAGTGCCCCCAACAGCCCCATGGCCTTACTCACCCTCAACATCAACTGCGAGAAAGAG ATGGATGATGTCATTGATGACATAATTAGTCTGGAATCTAGTTATAACGATGATATCCTTGGATTAATGGACCCGCGGCTTCAGATGGCCAATACG GGCATGCCCCCTCCAGGACTGGCCATCAACTCCTGCCCCGCCATCTTGCCCAACATCAAAAGGGAAtactcag TTTCCCAATCTCCGGCCGTTATGCACATGGACAAGTCAGAATCATTTGGCAAGTTTGACAACTATCAGAGGCCTGAAGGGTATCCTGTAG AAGCAGAGGTCAGGGCAATGGCAAAGGAAAGACAGAAGAAGGATAACCATAATTTGA TTGAGAGAAGACGGAGGTTTAACATCAATGACCGGATCAAAGAACTGGGAACCATGATTCCAAAATCAAGTGATCC GGATATGCGTTGGAACAAAGGCACCATTCTCAAGGCGTCGGTGGATTACATCAGGAAGCTACAGCGGGAGCAACAGGGGGCCAAAGAGCTGGAGAACAGGCAGAAGAAGCTGGAGCACATCAATAGACACCTGATGATGCGGATACAG GAGTTGGAGATGCAGGCTCGTGCCCATGGTCTGACCACAGACTCGTCTGCCCTCTGCTCAGCGGAGCTCTCAGCCCGAGGCATCAAGCAGGAGCCAGCCCTGGGTGATTTCCACCAGGATCTGTACCCTGTCGACCCTCAGCACCAACACCGCCCAGCCTGCACTCCAAACCAGGTTCAGTCCACCACCTTGGAGCTCAATGATGAAGCCTCTCCCTACACCGAGGGCCACGGGGGAATCTCAGGCGAGCTCCGGATGGACGACACCTTGTCCCCGGTGGGAGGGGGAGAccccctgctctcctctgtctctcccggAGCCTCTAAGGACAGCAGCTGCTCAGGCAGCATAAGCATGGAAGAGAACGACCATGGCTGTTAG
- the LOC109869107 gene encoding microphthalmia-associated transcription factor-like isoform X2, with amino-acid sequence MQAESGIVPDFEVGEEFQEEPKTYYELKSQPLKKNSNPSDQPCSSSKPPLGSSTTTSRILLRQQLMREQLQEQERREQQRRQASSTSQYPKITAAHNRTHGQTPAINVSAPPSLPPASQLPMEVLKVQTHLENPTKYHIQQAQQQQVKRYLGKIGSLPCPNQPADHGGMPPGLGNSAPNSPMALLTLNINCEKEMDDVIDDIISLESSYNDDILGLMDPRLQMANTITVNTNLLDLYGNQGMPPPGLAINSCPAILPNIKREYSVSQSPAVMHMDKSESFGKFDNYQRPEGYPVAEVRAMAKERQKKDNHNLIERRRRFNINDRIKELGTMIPKSSDPDMRWNKGTILKASVDYIRKLQREQQGAKELENRQKKLEHINRHLMMRIQELEMQARAHGLTTDSSALCSAELSARGIKQEPALGDFHQDLYPVDPQHQHRPACTPNQVQSTTLELNDEASPYTEGHGGISGELRMDDTLSPVGGGDPLLSSVSPGASKDSSCSGSISMEENDHGC; translated from the exons TAATCCTTCAGACCAGCCATGCTCATCTTCCAAGCCCCCATTGGGCTCCTCGACCACAACATCACGGATCCTGCTGCGGCAGCAGTTGATGCGAGAGCAGCTCCAGGAGCAGGAGCGGCGGGAGCAGCAGAGACGCcaggcctcctccacctcacAGTACCCCAAGATCACCGCCGCCCACAATCGCACGCACGGCCAGACACCGGCCATCAATGTCAGCGCTCCTCCCAGCCTGCCCCCCGCATCCCAGCTGCCCATGGAGGTGCTGAAG gtgCAAACTCACCTGGAGAACCCCACCAAGTACCACATCCAGCAGGCCCAGCAGCAGCAGGTGAAGCGCTACCTGGGCAAGATTGGctccctgccctgccctaacCAGCCTGCTGACCACGGGGGCATGCCTCCGGGGCTGGGCAACAGTGCCCCCAACAGCCCCATGGCCTTACTCACCCTCAACATCAACTGCGAGAAAGAG ATGGATGATGTCATTGATGACATAATTAGTCTGGAATCTAGTTATAACGATGATATCCTTGGATTAATGGACCCGCGGCTTCAGATGGCCAATACG ATCACTGTCAACACTAACCTCTTGGATCTGTATGGTAACCAGGGCATGCCCCCTCCAGGACTGGCCATCAACTCCTGCCCCGCCATCTTGCCCAACATCAAAAGGGAAtactcag TTTCCCAATCTCCGGCCGTTATGCACATGGACAAGTCAGAATCATTTGGCAAGTTTGACAACTATCAGAGGCCTGAAGGGTATCCTGTAG CAGAGGTCAGGGCAATGGCAAAGGAAAGACAGAAGAAGGATAACCATAATTTGA TTGAGAGAAGACGGAGGTTTAACATCAATGACCGGATCAAAGAACTGGGAACCATGATTCCAAAATCAAGTGATCC GGATATGCGTTGGAACAAAGGCACCATTCTCAAGGCGTCGGTGGATTACATCAGGAAGCTACAGCGGGAGCAACAGGGGGCCAAAGAGCTGGAGAACAGGCAGAAGAAGCTGGAGCACATCAATAGACACCTGATGATGCGGATACAG GAGTTGGAGATGCAGGCTCGTGCCCATGGTCTGACCACAGACTCGTCTGCCCTCTGCTCAGCGGAGCTCTCAGCCCGAGGCATCAAGCAGGAGCCAGCCCTGGGTGATTTCCACCAGGATCTGTACCCTGTCGACCCTCAGCACCAACACCGCCCAGCCTGCACTCCAAACCAGGTTCAGTCCACCACCTTGGAGCTCAATGATGAAGCCTCTCCCTACACCGAGGGCCACGGGGGAATCTCAGGCGAGCTCCGGATGGACGACACCTTGTCCCCGGTGGGAGGGGGAGAccccctgctctcctctgtctctcccggAGCCTCTAAGGACAGCAGCTGCTCAGGCAGCATAAGCATGGAAGAGAACGACCATGGCTGTTAG